A stretch of the Balearica regulorum gibbericeps isolate bBalReg1 chromosome 25, bBalReg1.pri, whole genome shotgun sequence genome encodes the following:
- the REN gene encoding renin isoform X2, with translation MSAGHSRRVQQYLVVLAVTWGASFFPPPALALQRIALRRMPSIRQTLQEMGVKVSDVFPELRHGRRSGTAGPRNGTAPTLLTNYLDTQYFGEISIGTPAQTFKVVFDTGSANLWVPSYKCSPLYSACVSHSRYDSSKSRTYIANGTGFAIRYGTGSVKGFLSQDIVMVSDIPIIQVFAEATALPAFPFIFARFDGVLGMGYPSQAIDGITPVFDRILSQQILKEDVFSVYYSRNAPLKPGGEIILGGSDPAYYTGDFHYLNVSKSSYWQISMKGVYVGAEILFCKEGCLVAVDTGASYITGPAGPISVLMKAIGAAEMAEGEYVVDCDRVPQLPNISFHLGGKPYVLSGSAYILRQSQYGEDICVVAFSGLDIPPPAGPLWILGASFIGHYYTKFDRRNNRIGFATAR, from the exons ATGTCGGCAGGACACAGCAGAAGGGTGCAGCAGTATCTGGTGGTCTTGGCCGTGACCTGGGGTGCCAGCTTCttccccccaccagccctggcTTTGCAGAG GATCGCGCTGCGGAGGATGCCGTCCATCCGCCAGACGCTGCAGGAGATGGGCGTGAAGGTGTCGGACGTCTTCCCCGAGCTGCGGCACGGCAGGCGCAGTGGCACGGCCGGCCCCCGAAACGGGACGGCTCCCACACTCCTCACTAACTACCTGGAC ACCCAGTATTTTGGTGAGATCAGCATTGGTACCCCCGCGCAGACCTTCAAGGTGGTCTTTGACACGGGCTCGGCCAACCTGTGGGTGCCGTCCTACAAGTGCTCCCCCCTCTACAGCGCCTGCG ttTCCCACAGCCGCTACGACTCCTCCAAGTCGCGGACGTACATAGCCAACGGCACGGGCTTCGCTATCCGCTACGGGACGGGGAGCGTCAAAGGCTTCCTCAGCCAGGACATCGTCATG GTATCAGACATCCCCATCATCCAGGTCTTCGCCGAGGCGACGGcgctgcctgccttccccttcaTCTTTGCCAGGTTTgatggggtgctggggatgggctATCCCAGCCAGGCCATCGACGGCATCACCCCCGTCTTCGACCGGATCCTCTCCCAGCAGATCCTCAAGGAGGATGTGTTTTCCGTCTACTACAGCCG GAACGCTCCTCTGAAACCCGGGGGTGAAATAATCCTCGGAGGCAGCGACCCAGCCTACTACACCGGAGACTTCCACTACCTGAACGTCAGCAAGAGCAGCTACTGGCAGATCAGCATGAAGGG TGTGTACGTAGGGGCTGAAATCCTGTTCTGCAAGGAAGGCTGTTTGGTGGCTGTCGACACGGGAGCATCCTACATCACCGGCCCAGCCGGCCCCATCTCCGTGCTGATGAAAGCCATCGGTGCAGCAGAAATGGCCGAAGGAGAG TACGTGGTGGACTGTGACCGAGTCCCTCAACTGCCCAACATCTCCTTCCACCTGGGCGGGAAGCCCTATGTGCTCAGTGGCTCAGCCTACATCCTTCGG CAATCCCAGTACGGGGAAGACATCTGCGTGGTGGCTTTCTCGGGGCTGGATATCCCACCCCCGGCCGGTCCCCTCTGGATCCTGGGTGCCAGCTTCATCGGGCACTACTACACCAAATTTGACCGGCGCAACAACCGCATCGGCTTTGCCACGGCCCGCTGA
- the GOLT1A gene encoding vesicle transport protein GOT1A isoform X2 — MVSLTDFQRIGVGLVGFGLFFILFGMLLYFDSVLLAFGNILFLSGLVFIIGFRRTFTFFFQRPKLKGTSFFLGGVLVVLMRWPLLGMLLEAYGFVILFRSFFPVAFGFLGSLANIPLLSKLLQKVGDSSSMV; from the exons ATGGTGTCTCTGACTGACTTCCAGC GGATCGGCGTGGGACTGGTCGGCTTCGGcctcttcttcatcctttttGGGATGCTCTTGTACTTTGACTCGGTGCTCCTGGCCTTCGGGAAT ATCCTCTTCCTCTCTGGCTTGGTCTTCATCATTGGCTTCAGGAGGACCTTCACCTTCTTCTTCCAGCGGCCAAAGCTGAAGGGCACAAGCTTCTTCCTTGGGGGGGTCCTCGTTGTCCTTATGCGGTGGCCCCTCCTGGGCATGCTGCTGGAGGCTTACGGCTTCGTCATCCTCTTCAG GAGTTTTTTCCCAgtggcttttgggtttttgggcTCGCTGGCAAACATCCCCCTGCTGAGCAAG CTCTTGCAGAAGGTGGGAGACAGCAGCTCCATGGTGTGA
- the REN gene encoding renin isoform X1, producing MSAGHSRRVQQYLVVLAVTWGASFFPPPALALQRIALRRMPSIRQTLQEMGVKVSDVFPELRHGRRSGTAGPRNGTAPTLLTNYLDTQYFGEISIGTPAQTFKVVFDTGSANLWVPSYKCSPLYSACVSHSRYDSSKSRTYIANGTGFAIRYGTGSVKGFLSQDIVMVSDIPIIQVFAEATALPAFPFIFARFDGVLGMGYPSQAIDGITPVFDRILSQQILKEDVFSVYYSRWVLNAPLKPGGEIILGGSDPAYYTGDFHYLNVSKSSYWQISMKGVYVGAEILFCKEGCLVAVDTGASYITGPAGPISVLMKAIGAAEMAEGEYVVDCDRVPQLPNISFHLGGKPYVLSGSAYILRQSQYGEDICVVAFSGLDIPPPAGPLWILGASFIGHYYTKFDRRNNRIGFATAR from the exons ATGTCGGCAGGACACAGCAGAAGGGTGCAGCAGTATCTGGTGGTCTTGGCCGTGACCTGGGGTGCCAGCTTCttccccccaccagccctggcTTTGCAGAG GATCGCGCTGCGGAGGATGCCGTCCATCCGCCAGACGCTGCAGGAGATGGGCGTGAAGGTGTCGGACGTCTTCCCCGAGCTGCGGCACGGCAGGCGCAGTGGCACGGCCGGCCCCCGAAACGGGACGGCTCCCACACTCCTCACTAACTACCTGGAC ACCCAGTATTTTGGTGAGATCAGCATTGGTACCCCCGCGCAGACCTTCAAGGTGGTCTTTGACACGGGCTCGGCCAACCTGTGGGTGCCGTCCTACAAGTGCTCCCCCCTCTACAGCGCCTGCG ttTCCCACAGCCGCTACGACTCCTCCAAGTCGCGGACGTACATAGCCAACGGCACGGGCTTCGCTATCCGCTACGGGACGGGGAGCGTCAAAGGCTTCCTCAGCCAGGACATCGTCATG GTATCAGACATCCCCATCATCCAGGTCTTCGCCGAGGCGACGGcgctgcctgccttccccttcaTCTTTGCCAGGTTTgatggggtgctggggatgggctATCCCAGCCAGGCCATCGACGGCATCACCCCCGTCTTCGACCGGATCCTCTCCCAGCAGATCCTCAAGGAGGATGTGTTTTCCGTCTACTACAGCCGGTGGGTCTT GAACGCTCCTCTGAAACCCGGGGGTGAAATAATCCTCGGAGGCAGCGACCCAGCCTACTACACCGGAGACTTCCACTACCTGAACGTCAGCAAGAGCAGCTACTGGCAGATCAGCATGAAGGG TGTGTACGTAGGGGCTGAAATCCTGTTCTGCAAGGAAGGCTGTTTGGTGGCTGTCGACACGGGAGCATCCTACATCACCGGCCCAGCCGGCCCCATCTCCGTGCTGATGAAAGCCATCGGTGCAGCAGAAATGGCCGAAGGAGAG TACGTGGTGGACTGTGACCGAGTCCCTCAACTGCCCAACATCTCCTTCCACCTGGGCGGGAAGCCCTATGTGCTCAGTGGCTCAGCCTACATCCTTCGG CAATCCCAGTACGGGGAAGACATCTGCGTGGTGGCTTTCTCGGGGCTGGATATCCCACCCCCGGCCGGTCCCCTCTGGATCCTGGGTGCCAGCTTCATCGGGCACTACTACACCAAATTTGACCGGCGCAACAACCGCATCGGCTTTGCCACGGCCCGCTGA
- the GOLT1A gene encoding vesicle transport protein GOT1A isoform X1 yields MVSLTDFQRIGVGLVGFGLFFILFGMLLYFDSVLLAFGNEFFPSGFWVFGLAGKHPPAEQALAEGGRQQLHGVTRETGHIAGDGTARASPGSGSPAVSCHLSQPWDPRCRLEPPPLRGRCLAAPRGSREQLLNKAPTLCQAGFWNYQRYFILFVFLC; encoded by the exons ATGGTGTCTCTGACTGACTTCCAGC GGATCGGCGTGGGACTGGTCGGCTTCGGcctcttcttcatcctttttGGGATGCTCTTGTACTTTGACTCGGTGCTCCTGGCCTTCGGGAAT GAGTTTTTTCCCAgtggcttttgggtttttgggcTCGCTGGCAAACATCCCCCTGCTGAGCAAG CTCTTGCAGAAGGTGGGAGACAGCAGCTCCATGGTGTGACCCGTGAGACGGGCCACATCGCTGGAGATGGGACAGCACGAGCAAGCCCTGGGTCTGGCTCTCCCGCAGTGAGCTGCCACCTCTCTCAGCCCTGGGACCCTCGGTGCCGGCTGGAGCCACCCCCACTGCGGGGACGGTGTCTCGCTGCCCCGCGGGGCTCCCGTGAGCAGCTCCTCAACAAGGCTCCAACGCTGTGCCAGGCAGGCTTCTGGAATTATCAGcgttattttattctttttgtcttcctctgttga